A single Ptiloglossa arizonensis isolate GNS036 chromosome 2, iyPtiAriz1_principal, whole genome shotgun sequence DNA region contains:
- the Rempa gene encoding intraflagellar transport protein rempA isoform X2, with the protein MSLYFDTRVQNPEIASISTHAIWHVSYPLLAVASYSQDKGGFVTIYDDQGEPIQDVESPKHSVAQVTAIGWHPERQWLAAGWESGELRVWPGDTGSNEFNIVVTPHRDPINILQWSQHGGRLVSADTSGSIVGWKIDSRGQLLMTFHHELKDSFAQIIFKTIPPKPTIDISGLAKAAVAGDERALDMFSSWRPRTAAPITVVSQKDNHAFYIGTTNGVIYFVDNQGQCTEVLSTSGAALQFLLHHQTRDSVIIMTEGLNIGHFQADPITGRLTELTKVRLISRCDISQATPALCWTGGNTLAILTGELGVRCWDLHTGDTYVLTPPDSSTGSIATPQEICTSISFCKNNDSDESSWPTVPESCSIHGTVKQLTWGAALLRSPLLAVNCITNVFVLHQQPMCAAYNDGVCASQLSPTQILVEINEITYILKTDIQVQLVAVNKEYITVSSGRQIASYRIHKESSINIAVITSFTCDTEKMLIYDHTLIVLTPVVIQLRSVEGTIIQILPTLPEEGEPITMDLTGPYLTVASLNGILKIWDLSKREAKLHTRAMATYEAISDFAEIIEARCNADCRCVSITVAMANLMPSSTLYIWDIESDQILEFDFAASDDIDEDSTSLTVKCRGRLVTAHCWDVEDPKLLVCRAQKLETRDSKRLAKENDEIDSTILNATVVLVSMFATSDHGIVVQDIKPIKDENCRVLGVQTPHIIILNSENTADRNSKVEKLLMRDFEELGICDAITKKAVLDFSFHISVANMDEAFKAIKSIKNEAIWKSLARMCVKTKQLNMALLCLGHMKQAKAARALREAMQDDSLNLEAKVGVLAVELGLYSDADRLFREAKRLDLLCKVLEARNKFKEAIELACNENKICEKTCYYNYAKSLEQEGKITEAIEMYTKADCHRFEVPRMLLVRPRDLVAYLNNSEDPEIKNWHAQYIESTGDMEGALRLYEQAKNTLAMTRLLCYFGREDEVNDLVSRTNHAASAYHLAAHYESKNIVARAIHFYTIAKAYTNAIRLCKEHDMHEELWPLAVLAPRQSQIDVAKYYEENDQPDKAVLLYHKAGLLHKALDIAFKTKQYSALQLIIMDVNADSDPALIEKCAEYFVQNDQIEKAVDLLATGRKYLEALELIQQHNILLSEDLAEKMTLEKTDNDASLEKIRISILERIGEIAFEQGNYHLATKKFTQAGNKLRAMKALLKSGDTEKICFFAQVSRQREIYIMAGNYLQSLDWQNQPEVLKNIINFYSKGKAMDLLANFYVACAQVEIDEFQNYEKALDALNQASRCLAKVTNPRDPDIHKRAVDLVNNRMATIKRYLDIKKLFDRGETGTAMQQVRQLLDSQGSDLEQSVRRGDLFATITQYYINIGDTDKARAAIEELKRLVPGINLSYYYNVSMLEALGYKMKIEREESSDREDDIEELLGE; encoded by the exons ATGTCACTGTACTTTGATACGCGTGTACAAAATCCAGAAATAGCTTCAATTAGTACTCATGCAATTTGGCACGTCAGTTATCCATTGTTAGCAGTTGCATCGTATTCTCAAGATAAGGGTGGTTTTGTTACTATTTATGATGATCAAGGAGAGCCTATTCAAGATGTGGAATCACCAAAACATTCTGTGGCTCAGGTTACTGCTATTGGATGGCACCCAGAAAGGCAATGGCTTGCAGCAGGATGGGAAAGCGGAGAATTACgg GTGTGGCCAGGTGATACTGGTAGCAATGAATTTAATATAGTAGTTACTCCACATCGTGATCCTATTAATATTCTACAATGGAGTCAACACGGAGGAAGATTGGTATCTGCAGATACTTCTGGATCCATAGTTGGTTGGAAAATTGACTCAAGAGGTCAATTACTAATGACATTTCATCACGAATTAAAAGATTCATTTgcacaaataatttttaaaaccaTTCCACCGAAACCAACAATTGATATAAG TGGTTTAGCAAAAGCAGCAGTTGCAGGAGATGAAAGAGCATTAGATATGTTTAGTTCTTGGCGTCCTAGAACTGCTGCACCAATAACTGTTGTATCTCAAAAGGATAACCATGCTTTTTATATTGGGACTACTAATGGTGTGATATATTTTGTCGACAATCAGGGACAATGTACGGAAGTACTTAGTACAAGTGGTGCTGCATTACAGTTTCTATTACATCATCAGACTAGAGATTCAGTTATTATTATGACAGAGGGTTTGAACATAGGACATTTTCAAGCAGATCCTATCACTGGACGTCTTACAGAATTAACAAAA gTGAGACTTATCAGTAGATGCGATATATCGCAAGCTACTCCAGCATTATGTTGGACTGGTGGAAATACTTTAGCAATTCTTACAGGAGAACTAGGTGTTCGTTGTTGGGATCTTCATACCGGTGATACCTATGTATTGACTCCGCCAGATTCATCTACTGGAAGTATTGCCACACCACAAGAGATCTGTACAAGCAtatcattttgtaaaaataatg ataGTGACGAGAGTAGTTGGCCAACTGTACCAGAGTCTTGTAGTATTCATGGTACAGTGAAACAACTAACATGGGGTGCTGCTTTATTGAGAAGCCCGCTTCTTGCTGTTAATTGTATCACGAATGTATTTGTGTTGCATCAACAACCAATGTGTGCTGCATATAATGATGGTGTTTGCGCTAGTCAACTTAGTCCTACTCAGATTTTGGTAGAGATTAACGAGATAACTTACATTTTGAAAACTGATATTCAAGTACAACTCGTTGCTGTTAACAAAGAATATATTACCGTTTCATCAGGTAGACAAATTGCGTCTTATAGAATTCACAAGGAGAGTTCCATAAATATCGCTGTAATTACCAGTTTTACTTGTGATacggaaaaaatgttaatttacgATCATACTTTAATCGTTCTGACGCCTGTGGTCATACAACTGCGATCAGTGGAGGGTACAATTATTCAGATACTACCTACATTGCCAGAAGAAGGTGAACCAATCACAATGGATCTTACTGGACCATATCTAACAGTTGCATCTTTGAAcggtatattaaaaatttgggATTTGAGTAAGCGGGAAGCCAAATTGCATACCAGAGCAATGGCGACTTATGAAGCGATTAGTGATTTTGCCGAGATCATTGAGGCTAGATGCAATGCGGATTGTCGTTGTGTATCCATCACTGTTGCTATGGCTAATTTGATGCCTAGTTCAACTTTATACATTTGGGATATAGAAAGCGACCAAATACTCGAATTTGATTTCGCAGCATCTGATGACATTGACGAAGATAGTACTTCTTTAACCGTAAAGTGTAGAGGAAGATTGGTTACTGCTCATTGTTGGGACGTTGAAGATCCTAAGCTTTTGGTATGTCGTGCTCAAAAATTGGAGACGCGAGATTCCAAGCGTTTAGCGAAAGAAAACGATGAGATTGACTCTACCATTTTAAACGCTACTGTAGTTTTAGTATCAATGTTTGCTACATCGGATCATGGAATAGTTGTGCAGGATATAAAACCAATTAAAGATGAAAATTGTAGAGTGTTAGGTGTGCAGACTCCACACATTATTATTTTGAACTCTGAAAACACAGCGGATAGAAATAGTAAAGTGGAAAAATTGCTTATGAGAGATTTTGAAGAGCTAGGTATATGCGATGCAATTACAAAGAAAGCTGTTTTGGACTTCAGTTTTCATATCAGCGTTGCTAATATGGACGAGGCTTTCAAGGCGATAAAGTCTATTAAAAATGAAGCCATTTGGAAGAGTTTGGCCAGAATGTGTGTGAAGACGAAGCAGTTGAATATGGCGCTTTTGTGTCTGGGTCATATGAAGCAAGCTAAAGCAGCGAGAGCGCTTAGAGAAGCTATGCAAGATGATAGTTTAAATCTGGAAGCTAAGGTGGGTGTATTAGCCGTGGAACTTGGTTTGTATAGTGATGCCGATCGCCTTTTCCGGGAAGCTAAAAGACTGGATCTGTTATGCAAGGTTCTCGAAGCTCGCAATAAATTCAAAGAAGCCATAGAATTGGCatgtaatgaaaataaaatttgtgaaaAGACATGTTATTATAATTATGCGAAATCACTTGAGCAAGAAGGTAAAATAACAGAAGCTATTGAGATGTATACTAAAGCGGACTGTCATAGGTTCGAGGTACCGCGGATGCTGCTTGTGAGACCCAGGGATTTGGTAGCGTATCTGAACAATTCTGAGGAtccagaaataaaaaattggcaTGCACAATATATAGAATCAACAGGCGACATGGAGGGAGCTTTGCGTTTATACGAACAAGCTAAGAATACTTTAGCAATGACAAGATTACTTTGTTATTTTGGTAGAGAGGATGAAGTTAACGATTTGGTGTCTCGTACAAATCATGCTGCTTCTGCATATCACTTAGCTGCACATTATGAATCAAAAAATATTGTTGCACGAGCCATTCACTTTTATACTATTGCTAAAGCTTATACAAATGCAATTCGATTATGCAAAGAACACGATATGCATGAAGAATTATGGCCCTTGGCTGTATTGGCACCGAGGCAATCGCAAATAGATGTTGCAAAATACTATGAGGAAAATGACCAGCCTGATAAAGCAGTTTTACTGTACCATAAAGCTGGGTTACTGCACAAAGCTTTAGATATTGCATTCAAAACCAAACAATACAGTGCTTTGCAGTTGATCATTATGGATGTTAATGCAGATTCTGATCCTGCTTTAATAGAGAAATGCGCCGAGTATTTCGTTCAGAATGATCAGATAGAGAAAGCCGTGGATTTACTCGCCACGGGAAGAAAATACTTGGAGGCTTTAGAACTGATACAACAGCATAATATTCTATTATCCGAAGATCTTGCGGAAAAGATGACACTGGAAAAGACTGACAATGATGCGAGTCTTGAAAAAATTCGTATCTCTATATTAGAACGAATCGGTGAAATTGCTTTTGAACAAGGAAATTATCATTTAGCGACGAAGAAGTTTACACAAGCTGGCAATAAACTGAGAGCTATGAAAGCGTTACTAAAATCTGGCGATACGGAAAAGATTTGCTTCTTCGCTCAAGTTTCCAGGCAAAGAGAGATCTACATCATGGCCGGCAATTATCTGCAGTCGTTGGATTGGCAGAATCAACCAGAGGTGCtgaaaaatataatcaatttttACTCCAAGGGAAAAGCGATGGATCTTTTGGCCAACTTCTATGTTGCCTGCGCTCAAGTGGAAATAGATGAATTCCAGAATTATGAGAAAGCTCTCGATGCTTTGAATCAAGCCAGCAGATGTCTTGCAAAGGTGACCAATCCTAGGGATCCCGATATTCATAAAAGAGCCGTTGATCTGGTAAACAATAGAATGGCAACGATTAAACGGTATCTAGACATTAAGAA GTTATTTGACAGGGGCGAAACGGGAACAGCAATGCAACAAGTTCGTCAGCTGCTCGATTCTCAAGGATCTGATTTGGAGCAGTCAGTCCGTCGTGGTGATTTGTTTGCCACCATAACGCAGTATTATATCAATATCGGCGACACTGATAAAGCACGCGCTGCGATAGAGGAATTAAAGCGTTTAGTACCTGGGATTAATTTGAGTTATTATTACAACGTGAGCATGTTGGAAGCGCTCGGTtacaaaatgaaaatcgaacgagAAGAAAGCTCTGACAGAGAAGACGATATCGAAGAGCTCTTAGgcgaataa
- the Rempa gene encoding intraflagellar transport protein rempA isoform X1, whose amino-acid sequence MSLYFDTRVQNPEIASISTHAIWHVSYPLLAVASYSQDKGGFVTIYDDQGEPIQDVESPKHSVAQVTAIGWHPERQWLAAGWESGELRVWPGDTGSNEFNIVVTPHRDPINILQWSQHGGRLVSADTSGSIVGWKIDSRGQLLMTFHHELKDSFAQIIFKTIPPKPTIDISGLAKAAVAGDERALDMFSSWRPRTAAPITVVSQKDNHAFYIGTTNGVIYFVDNQGQCTEVLSTSGAALQFLLHHQTRDSVIIMTEGLNIGHFQADPITGRLTELTKVRLISRCDISQATPALCWTGGNTLAILTGELGVRCWDLHTGDTYVLTPPDSSTGSIATPQEICTSISFCKNNGTLAAGTNLGTIYLWKRKIEIDSDESSWPTVPESCSIHGTVKQLTWGAALLRSPLLAVNCITNVFVLHQQPMCAAYNDGVCASQLSPTQILVEINEITYILKTDIQVQLVAVNKEYITVSSGRQIASYRIHKESSINIAVITSFTCDTEKMLIYDHTLIVLTPVVIQLRSVEGTIIQILPTLPEEGEPITMDLTGPYLTVASLNGILKIWDLSKREAKLHTRAMATYEAISDFAEIIEARCNADCRCVSITVAMANLMPSSTLYIWDIESDQILEFDFAASDDIDEDSTSLTVKCRGRLVTAHCWDVEDPKLLVCRAQKLETRDSKRLAKENDEIDSTILNATVVLVSMFATSDHGIVVQDIKPIKDENCRVLGVQTPHIIILNSENTADRNSKVEKLLMRDFEELGICDAITKKAVLDFSFHISVANMDEAFKAIKSIKNEAIWKSLARMCVKTKQLNMALLCLGHMKQAKAARALREAMQDDSLNLEAKVGVLAVELGLYSDADRLFREAKRLDLLCKVLEARNKFKEAIELACNENKICEKTCYYNYAKSLEQEGKITEAIEMYTKADCHRFEVPRMLLVRPRDLVAYLNNSEDPEIKNWHAQYIESTGDMEGALRLYEQAKNTLAMTRLLCYFGREDEVNDLVSRTNHAASAYHLAAHYESKNIVARAIHFYTIAKAYTNAIRLCKEHDMHEELWPLAVLAPRQSQIDVAKYYEENDQPDKAVLLYHKAGLLHKALDIAFKTKQYSALQLIIMDVNADSDPALIEKCAEYFVQNDQIEKAVDLLATGRKYLEALELIQQHNILLSEDLAEKMTLEKTDNDASLEKIRISILERIGEIAFEQGNYHLATKKFTQAGNKLRAMKALLKSGDTEKICFFAQVSRQREIYIMAGNYLQSLDWQNQPEVLKNIINFYSKGKAMDLLANFYVACAQVEIDEFQNYEKALDALNQASRCLAKVTNPRDPDIHKRAVDLVNNRMATIKRYLDIKKLFDRGETGTAMQQVRQLLDSQGSDLEQSVRRGDLFATITQYYINIGDTDKARAAIEELKRLVPGINLSYYYNVSMLEALGYKMKIEREESSDREDDIEELLGE is encoded by the exons ATGTCACTGTACTTTGATACGCGTGTACAAAATCCAGAAATAGCTTCAATTAGTACTCATGCAATTTGGCACGTCAGTTATCCATTGTTAGCAGTTGCATCGTATTCTCAAGATAAGGGTGGTTTTGTTACTATTTATGATGATCAAGGAGAGCCTATTCAAGATGTGGAATCACCAAAACATTCTGTGGCTCAGGTTACTGCTATTGGATGGCACCCAGAAAGGCAATGGCTTGCAGCAGGATGGGAAAGCGGAGAATTACgg GTGTGGCCAGGTGATACTGGTAGCAATGAATTTAATATAGTAGTTACTCCACATCGTGATCCTATTAATATTCTACAATGGAGTCAACACGGAGGAAGATTGGTATCTGCAGATACTTCTGGATCCATAGTTGGTTGGAAAATTGACTCAAGAGGTCAATTACTAATGACATTTCATCACGAATTAAAAGATTCATTTgcacaaataatttttaaaaccaTTCCACCGAAACCAACAATTGATATAAG TGGTTTAGCAAAAGCAGCAGTTGCAGGAGATGAAAGAGCATTAGATATGTTTAGTTCTTGGCGTCCTAGAACTGCTGCACCAATAACTGTTGTATCTCAAAAGGATAACCATGCTTTTTATATTGGGACTACTAATGGTGTGATATATTTTGTCGACAATCAGGGACAATGTACGGAAGTACTTAGTACAAGTGGTGCTGCATTACAGTTTCTATTACATCATCAGACTAGAGATTCAGTTATTATTATGACAGAGGGTTTGAACATAGGACATTTTCAAGCAGATCCTATCACTGGACGTCTTACAGAATTAACAAAA gTGAGACTTATCAGTAGATGCGATATATCGCAAGCTACTCCAGCATTATGTTGGACTGGTGGAAATACTTTAGCAATTCTTACAGGAGAACTAGGTGTTCGTTGTTGGGATCTTCATACCGGTGATACCTATGTATTGACTCCGCCAGATTCATCTACTGGAAGTATTGCCACACCACAAGAGATCTGTACAAGCAtatcattttgtaaaaataatg GCACTTTGGCTGCTGGAACGAATTTGGGAACAATTTATTTatggaaacgaaaaattgaaatagataGTGACGAGAGTAGTTGGCCAACTGTACCAGAGTCTTGTAGTATTCATGGTACAGTGAAACAACTAACATGGGGTGCTGCTTTATTGAGAAGCCCGCTTCTTGCTGTTAATTGTATCACGAATGTATTTGTGTTGCATCAACAACCAATGTGTGCTGCATATAATGATGGTGTTTGCGCTAGTCAACTTAGTCCTACTCAGATTTTGGTAGAGATTAACGAGATAACTTACATTTTGAAAACTGATATTCAAGTACAACTCGTTGCTGTTAACAAAGAATATATTACCGTTTCATCAGGTAGACAAATTGCGTCTTATAGAATTCACAAGGAGAGTTCCATAAATATCGCTGTAATTACCAGTTTTACTTGTGATacggaaaaaatgttaatttacgATCATACTTTAATCGTTCTGACGCCTGTGGTCATACAACTGCGATCAGTGGAGGGTACAATTATTCAGATACTACCTACATTGCCAGAAGAAGGTGAACCAATCACAATGGATCTTACTGGACCATATCTAACAGTTGCATCTTTGAAcggtatattaaaaatttgggATTTGAGTAAGCGGGAAGCCAAATTGCATACCAGAGCAATGGCGACTTATGAAGCGATTAGTGATTTTGCCGAGATCATTGAGGCTAGATGCAATGCGGATTGTCGTTGTGTATCCATCACTGTTGCTATGGCTAATTTGATGCCTAGTTCAACTTTATACATTTGGGATATAGAAAGCGACCAAATACTCGAATTTGATTTCGCAGCATCTGATGACATTGACGAAGATAGTACTTCTTTAACCGTAAAGTGTAGAGGAAGATTGGTTACTGCTCATTGTTGGGACGTTGAAGATCCTAAGCTTTTGGTATGTCGTGCTCAAAAATTGGAGACGCGAGATTCCAAGCGTTTAGCGAAAGAAAACGATGAGATTGACTCTACCATTTTAAACGCTACTGTAGTTTTAGTATCAATGTTTGCTACATCGGATCATGGAATAGTTGTGCAGGATATAAAACCAATTAAAGATGAAAATTGTAGAGTGTTAGGTGTGCAGACTCCACACATTATTATTTTGAACTCTGAAAACACAGCGGATAGAAATAGTAAAGTGGAAAAATTGCTTATGAGAGATTTTGAAGAGCTAGGTATATGCGATGCAATTACAAAGAAAGCTGTTTTGGACTTCAGTTTTCATATCAGCGTTGCTAATATGGACGAGGCTTTCAAGGCGATAAAGTCTATTAAAAATGAAGCCATTTGGAAGAGTTTGGCCAGAATGTGTGTGAAGACGAAGCAGTTGAATATGGCGCTTTTGTGTCTGGGTCATATGAAGCAAGCTAAAGCAGCGAGAGCGCTTAGAGAAGCTATGCAAGATGATAGTTTAAATCTGGAAGCTAAGGTGGGTGTATTAGCCGTGGAACTTGGTTTGTATAGTGATGCCGATCGCCTTTTCCGGGAAGCTAAAAGACTGGATCTGTTATGCAAGGTTCTCGAAGCTCGCAATAAATTCAAAGAAGCCATAGAATTGGCatgtaatgaaaataaaatttgtgaaaAGACATGTTATTATAATTATGCGAAATCACTTGAGCAAGAAGGTAAAATAACAGAAGCTATTGAGATGTATACTAAAGCGGACTGTCATAGGTTCGAGGTACCGCGGATGCTGCTTGTGAGACCCAGGGATTTGGTAGCGTATCTGAACAATTCTGAGGAtccagaaataaaaaattggcaTGCACAATATATAGAATCAACAGGCGACATGGAGGGAGCTTTGCGTTTATACGAACAAGCTAAGAATACTTTAGCAATGACAAGATTACTTTGTTATTTTGGTAGAGAGGATGAAGTTAACGATTTGGTGTCTCGTACAAATCATGCTGCTTCTGCATATCACTTAGCTGCACATTATGAATCAAAAAATATTGTTGCACGAGCCATTCACTTTTATACTATTGCTAAAGCTTATACAAATGCAATTCGATTATGCAAAGAACACGATATGCATGAAGAATTATGGCCCTTGGCTGTATTGGCACCGAGGCAATCGCAAATAGATGTTGCAAAATACTATGAGGAAAATGACCAGCCTGATAAAGCAGTTTTACTGTACCATAAAGCTGGGTTACTGCACAAAGCTTTAGATATTGCATTCAAAACCAAACAATACAGTGCTTTGCAGTTGATCATTATGGATGTTAATGCAGATTCTGATCCTGCTTTAATAGAGAAATGCGCCGAGTATTTCGTTCAGAATGATCAGATAGAGAAAGCCGTGGATTTACTCGCCACGGGAAGAAAATACTTGGAGGCTTTAGAACTGATACAACAGCATAATATTCTATTATCCGAAGATCTTGCGGAAAAGATGACACTGGAAAAGACTGACAATGATGCGAGTCTTGAAAAAATTCGTATCTCTATATTAGAACGAATCGGTGAAATTGCTTTTGAACAAGGAAATTATCATTTAGCGACGAAGAAGTTTACACAAGCTGGCAATAAACTGAGAGCTATGAAAGCGTTACTAAAATCTGGCGATACGGAAAAGATTTGCTTCTTCGCTCAAGTTTCCAGGCAAAGAGAGATCTACATCATGGCCGGCAATTATCTGCAGTCGTTGGATTGGCAGAATCAACCAGAGGTGCtgaaaaatataatcaatttttACTCCAAGGGAAAAGCGATGGATCTTTTGGCCAACTTCTATGTTGCCTGCGCTCAAGTGGAAATAGATGAATTCCAGAATTATGAGAAAGCTCTCGATGCTTTGAATCAAGCCAGCAGATGTCTTGCAAAGGTGACCAATCCTAGGGATCCCGATATTCATAAAAGAGCCGTTGATCTGGTAAACAATAGAATGGCAACGATTAAACGGTATCTAGACATTAAGAA GTTATTTGACAGGGGCGAAACGGGAACAGCAATGCAACAAGTTCGTCAGCTGCTCGATTCTCAAGGATCTGATTTGGAGCAGTCAGTCCGTCGTGGTGATTTGTTTGCCACCATAACGCAGTATTATATCAATATCGGCGACACTGATAAAGCACGCGCTGCGATAGAGGAATTAAAGCGTTTAGTACCTGGGATTAATTTGAGTTATTATTACAACGTGAGCATGTTGGAAGCGCTCGGTtacaaaatgaaaatcgaacgagAAGAAAGCTCTGACAGAGAAGACGATATCGAAGAGCTCTTAGgcgaataa
- the Nasp gene encoding nuclear autoantigenic sperm protein: MADVAESAAFTDPATAISHGKRHLLVRDYTMAVTALAQACQLLAEKHGDTADELGEPYLLYGRALLGLAREEAGVLGGGVPGTEDAEEDDEEDEEEVEDEKLSNVDEKEEEENEKPADKAATDETKKEEGFESKADKSKTAEEPVKPEPEKKEEKDEKIAKSTVESNTPEKEEAGKSDANKTDDSKIAEQKQKEEEKAAAGSSKETNHANGPSCSNEQNGELKENGENDSEDIGKEDDEDEVNNLQVAWEVLELAKLVLLKREQPGWKLLADAYRLLGEVAMEGGNFQGALNDLHRCLELLQQIEPREPRAIAEIHYQLALAHSLGNEFDASIEEFNKATELLETRIKELEELKEPPKTEDSFYTVEGEIQELKELLPEIREKISDMKDFKQEACKLVIEGIKSKVAGGCSNGAGPSGSDSMSTPKVQKPASDISHLVRKKRKAEEPETEVASPCKKPTPEKAV; the protein is encoded by the exons ATGGCTGACGTCGCCGAGAGTGCAGCATTCACCGATCCAGCGACCGCGATATCCCACGGGAAACGGCACCTGTTAGTACGGGATTACACCATGGCTGTGACCGCATTGGCGCAAGCCTGCCAGCTGCTCGCAGAAAAACACGGGGACACTGCGGATGAACTCGGTGAACCCTATCTACTCTATGGCCGTGCTCTTCTCGGTTTGGCGAGAGAAGAAGCTGGAGTATTGGGCGGTGGAGTGCCGGGCACGGAGGACGCGGAGgaagacgacgaggaggacgaggaggaagtCGAAGACGAGAAACTTAGCAATGTGGACGaaaaggaggaagaggagaacgAAAAGCCCGCGGACAAAGCTGCTACtgatgaaacaaagaaagaggaaGGCTTTGAGAGTAAAGCTGACAAATCAAAAACCGCGGAGGAACCCGTGAAACCCGAACCGGAGAAGAAAGAGGAGAAGGATGAGAAAATCGCGAAGAGTACGGTCGAGTCCAATACACCTGAAAAGGAGGAGGCGGGAAAATCGGACGCCAACAAAACTGACGATAGTAAAATAGCGGAGCAGAAAcaaaaggaggaggagaaagcCGCGGCTGGTTCCAGTAAGGAAACGAATCACGCTAATGGACCCTCGTGTTCGAACGAACAGAATGGCGAATTGAAGGAGAACGGTGAGAACGATTCTGAAGATATCGGGAAGGAAGACGACGAGGACGAAGTGAATAATTTACAG GTGGCCTGGGAAGTTCTGGAACTGGCAAAACTGGTCCTATTAAAACGTGAACAGCCCGGTTGGAAGTTGCTGGCCGACGCTTATCGTCTCCTGGGTGAGGTGGCCATGGAAGGAGGAAACTTTCAGGGTGCTTTGAACGATTTGCACCGGTGTCTGGAGCTCTTGCAGCAAATCGAACCTCGTGAACCAAGAGCAATAGCAGAAATTCATTATCAGCTCGCGTTGGCCCATTCCTTGGGCAACGAGTTCGATGCCAGCATCGAAGAATTCAATAAGGCTACCGAATTGTTAGAAACGCGCATCAAAGAACTCGAGGAACTGAAAGAGCCGCCCAAAACCGAGGATTCCTTTTACACGGTCGAGGGAGAGATACAGGAGCTGAAAGAGCTATTGCCAGAAATCCGAGAAAAGATCTCTGACATGAAGGATTTCAAGCAAGAGGCTTGTAAGCTGGTCATAGAGGGTATTAAGAGCAAAGTGGCCGGCGGCTGTTCGAACGGTGCTGGCCCAAGTGGTAGCGATTCCATGTCTACGCCGAAAGTTCAAAAGCCAGCTAGTGACATATCCCATCTGGTGCGCAAAAAGAGAAAAGCCGAAGAGCCAGAGACAGAGGTTGCATCGCCATGCAAAAAGCCAACACCAGAGAAGGCTGTTTGA